In Candidatus Amarolinea dominans, one genomic interval encodes:
- a CDS encoding N-acetylmuramoyl-L-alanine amidase — protein sequence MNNSLLNRSRLLAGRTTLVVGVIVCVVRIMLSHGLPNVSAQSADPLVILSPGHGWAASVGGPIDSGAVRRDLIEKDINLDVAHLTRARLARCPVTVLLTRTGDDSAHTLEDVDEIVNFYRPALGVSIHSNASGDPAISGTEAWYTVNGVSGNDAQSQQLANLLASQVAADLALTNHGSKPETANRHGGLYIHWWQAPSALVELAYMDGDGNLLRHRRADFAAAIARAILAFLNVPVNCLDSPLPGAPGAAIPQKTRIDGFGIMSPHIQLGTQGLTTAIDAQQRMGIHWAREEIPWELVEPEEQAFRWQYHYSPDIDHDFDRLLSELAARNIEMVALLDYGPRYLSGNPAHGYRVNPSELLTHWQTYVQTVVNRFGDRIDYWEIENEMNSRDFWGKVVIETADSSSRDGPAEPDAILYAHMLRIAHDIIKQHDRNDTVILGGLAGYYGDLADCARNYQKYLIDLHEAGAWDTFDVVAIHPYHNSPDSNGFAPDAFIERGLHYNLFTKTCATTTTPLSVLTEVRGVLDLTNRLRPKPLWITEIGWNRDWLNHWATVHSTTADVIEAAYVARTYVPLLSEAGVEKVFWFTQTNAQDHSFDLGPSGQRTLGNLSALLANSQPLGQVQGQDDLGRPNDDDVYEYRFSRDGRQTAVLWKARGGMTTRNITVSNLSADTAYLYAVDALDLSPSAGRLLTVTNSSVIVPLNERPVFLIFEPRSGWQAFWHDLQARIENWWQSQQAKITYWWEDQRTTIERQIAQWLNDLQRQIDEMIQKQIEETLNQLCGMAFMLLGGSAFVVWRYRPR from the coding sequence ATGAACAACTCACTGCTCAATAGATCGCGCTTGCTGGCGGGTCGAACGACGCTCGTTGTTGGCGTCATTGTTTGTGTCGTTCGTATCATGCTATCCCATGGGCTTCCTAACGTCTCCGCCCAGTCCGCTGACCCCCTGGTCATCCTTAGCCCAGGTCACGGTTGGGCAGCCAGCGTCGGTGGGCCGATTGACAGCGGTGCGGTACGCAGGGACTTGATCGAAAAAGACATCAACCTTGACGTTGCGCACCTCACCCGCGCCCGCCTGGCTCGCTGTCCGGTTACTGTGCTGTTGACGCGTACTGGCGATGACTCTGCTCACACTCTCGAAGACGTTGACGAGATCGTGAACTTCTACCGGCCGGCGCTGGGCGTGTCAATTCATAGTAACGCCAGCGGCGACCCTGCGATTAGCGGTACCGAGGCCTGGTACACGGTCAACGGCGTCAGTGGTAACGACGCACAGAGTCAGCAATTGGCCAATCTGCTGGCCAGCCAGGTTGCCGCCGACCTGGCGCTCACTAATCATGGCAGCAAACCGGAAACAGCCAACCGTCACGGTGGGCTGTACATCCACTGGTGGCAGGCGCCGTCAGCGCTCGTCGAGCTGGCCTACATGGACGGCGACGGCAATCTCCTGCGCCATCGGCGCGCCGATTTTGCCGCAGCTATCGCCCGGGCCATCCTGGCATTCTTGAACGTACCGGTCAATTGCCTCGATAGCCCCCTACCAGGCGCTCCGGGTGCAGCCATCCCGCAGAAGACCCGCATTGATGGCTTCGGCATCATGTCGCCGCATATTCAACTGGGGACGCAGGGCCTCACAACCGCAATCGATGCCCAGCAACGAATGGGGATTCATTGGGCGCGTGAAGAGATTCCCTGGGAATTGGTGGAACCGGAGGAACAAGCCTTTCGCTGGCAATACCATTACAGCCCTGACATTGATCACGACTTCGATCGGCTTCTCAGCGAACTGGCAGCACGAAACATCGAGATGGTCGCCCTGCTTGACTATGGGCCGCGTTATCTGAGCGGCAATCCTGCGCATGGCTATCGGGTCAACCCCAGCGAGTTACTCACCCACTGGCAAACCTACGTACAAACCGTGGTCAATCGCTTTGGTGATCGTATTGACTATTGGGAAATCGAGAATGAAATGAACAGCCGTGATTTTTGGGGTAAGGTGGTCATCGAAACGGCTGATTCCAGCAGTCGCGATGGCCCAGCCGAACCGGATGCCATCCTTTACGCCCACATGTTGCGCATCGCCCACGACATCATTAAGCAGCACGACCGTAACGATACAGTGATTCTGGGAGGCCTCGCTGGCTACTATGGTGATCTGGCCGATTGCGCCAGGAACTATCAGAAATACCTGATAGACCTGCACGAGGCCGGCGCCTGGGACACATTCGACGTTGTAGCGATTCATCCCTACCACAACAGCCCCGATTCGAACGGTTTTGCCCCTGACGCATTCATTGAACGCGGCCTGCACTACAATCTGTTTACCAAAACGTGCGCAACCACGACAACACCCTTGAGTGTGTTGACCGAGGTGCGGGGTGTGCTCGATCTTACCAATCGCTTGAGACCCAAACCACTTTGGATCACCGAGATCGGCTGGAACCGTGACTGGCTCAATCATTGGGCCACTGTTCACAGTACGACAGCCGATGTGATCGAGGCTGCCTATGTTGCTCGTACGTACGTGCCCCTTCTGTCTGAAGCTGGCGTGGAAAAGGTGTTTTGGTTTACTCAAACCAATGCCCAAGATCACAGCTTCGACCTGGGGCCATCCGGACAACGAACCCTTGGCAACCTGTCTGCCCTGCTCGCGAATAGCCAACCCCTGGGCCAAGTGCAAGGTCAAGACGATCTTGGCCGTCCTAACGACGATGACGTCTACGAGTATCGTTTCTCTAGAGATGGCCGACAGACTGCGGTGCTTTGGAAAGCGCGTGGCGGCATGACCACCCGTAACATCACCGTTAGCAACCTGAGCGCAGATACGGCCTATCTCTATGCTGTTGATGCGCTGGATCTATCACCCAGCGCCGGTCGGCTACTGACAGTGACCAACAGCTCAGTGATTGTTCCGCTCAACGAGCGGCCAGTTTTTTTGATCTTTGAACCGCGCAGCGGTTGGCAGGCATTTTGGCATGACTTACAGGCACGTATTGAGAACTGGTGGCAAAGCCAGCAGGCGAAAATCACCTACTGGTGGGAGGACCAACGCACTACAATCGAACGGCAGATTGCACAGTGGCTGAATGATCTGCAGCGCCAAATTGATGAGATGATACAAAAACAGATCGAGGAGACACTCAATCAACTGTGTGGCATGGCATTCATGCTGCTCGGCGGATCGGCTTTTGTAGTCTGGCGGTATCGCCCACGCTAG
- a CDS encoding protein DA1: MKGNSPRCAYCGKPVIGDYTTALGKAWHPSHFICAQCRQPFDGGSFYERNGKAYCKRDFDELFGRRCASGELLGQNRYFEKDDKVYCETHYWQKFGKRCAIGGEILKGAYQINAWGDTYCAEHSAGLAECYSCHRFICERLTRGGVRYDDGHSICNRCRQTAIDTAAQGQPALMQVRRALARLGLEIGPAETPLRLVDQQELNRRSTKSYSKQPTGMACHHTLTRNGQIVERQVEAILILSGLPREHFTAVAAHELMHIYLFMNAFPDLEPVVEEGLCELAEYLWLKQQNTPEAAYRLALMDKNENPVYGQGFQLARRSLEKMHLLPMLDYVRKWSRFPTI; encoded by the coding sequence TTGAAGGGAAATAGCCCGCGTTGCGCTTACTGCGGAAAGCCAGTTATCGGCGACTACACGACAGCCCTGGGGAAAGCCTGGCACCCCTCGCACTTCATTTGCGCTCAGTGCCGTCAACCCTTCGATGGAGGCAGTTTTTATGAACGCAATGGTAAGGCGTACTGCAAACGGGACTTCGATGAGTTGTTCGGTCGGCGCTGCGCCTCTGGTGAGCTGCTTGGCCAGAACCGATACTTCGAGAAGGATGACAAGGTCTACTGCGAAACCCACTACTGGCAGAAGTTCGGCAAGCGTTGCGCGATCGGCGGTGAAATTCTCAAGGGCGCGTATCAGATCAACGCCTGGGGCGACACCTATTGCGCCGAACACTCGGCCGGCCTGGCAGAGTGCTACAGTTGTCATCGGTTCATTTGTGAGCGTCTGACCCGCGGCGGCGTGCGCTACGATGATGGGCACTCCATCTGTAATCGTTGTCGCCAGACTGCCATTGACACGGCGGCGCAAGGGCAGCCGGCGCTCATGCAGGTGCGCAGGGCGTTGGCTCGACTCGGCCTGGAGATTGGCCCGGCCGAGACGCCGTTGCGTTTGGTGGATCAGCAGGAGTTGAACCGGCGCTCCACCAAGTCGTACAGCAAACAGCCAACCGGCATGGCCTGCCACCATACCCTCACGCGCAACGGACAGATTGTCGAACGCCAGGTGGAGGCCATCCTGATTCTGTCCGGCCTGCCCCGCGAGCATTTTACCGCGGTGGCCGCGCACGAGTTGATGCATATCTACCTCTTCATGAATGCCTTCCCCGATCTGGAACCGGTGGTCGAAGAAGGCCTCTGTGAACTGGCCGAGTATCTGTGGCTCAAGCAGCAGAACACGCCAGAAGCCGCGTATCGGTTGGCGCTGATGGACAAGAACGAAAATCCCGTCTATGGCCAGGGGTTTCAGCTCGCACGGCGCAGCCTTGAGAAAATGCATCTTCTGCCCATGCTTGACTATGTGCGGAAATGGAGCAGGTTTCCAACTATATGA
- a CDS encoding sigma-70 family RNA polymerase sigma factor — translation MTQPLPPLLVDRCHAATRRILASRGWRLLDFDAVGITWDEFGQRVCRRVAELLTQGSRLAEDELIERAVINQYCIVLHDALKTDDTLVMTQAYREIWAWLRPIAERKIGPELADDLTQQALFNIWHAFRSKPQPLTDPGAFLLWSIRILEREIGQWYRRRANHVENTVNPIIEDEDEDDVRFAAEFPALTYSDFWVIVRRCLSRPDEFAIILAVFRDDASIKILADQIGRTPNWVSLKKFKALERLRECGELGAWFAGGAA, via the coding sequence ATGACACAACCTTTGCCCCCACTTCTTGTTGATCGTTGCCACGCCGCGACGCGACGTATCCTCGCCAGTCGGGGTTGGCGGCTCCTGGACTTCGACGCCGTCGGAATAACCTGGGACGAATTCGGACAACGGGTCTGCCGTCGCGTCGCGGAATTGCTCACTCAGGGCAGCCGCCTGGCAGAGGACGAGCTTATCGAGCGTGCGGTCATTAATCAATACTGCATCGTTCTACACGATGCTCTCAAGACTGATGATACGTTGGTCATGACCCAGGCTTATCGTGAGATTTGGGCTTGGTTGCGCCCCATCGCTGAACGTAAGATCGGGCCGGAGCTGGCCGACGACCTCACCCAACAGGCGCTATTCAATATCTGGCACGCTTTTCGGAGCAAGCCGCAGCCCTTGACCGACCCGGGTGCCTTTCTACTCTGGAGCATTCGCATCCTGGAGCGTGAAATCGGGCAGTGGTACCGCCGACGCGCCAACCATGTAGAAAATACCGTCAATCCCATCATTGAAGATGAAGATGAGGACGATGTTCGCTTCGCTGCCGAATTCCCTGCGCTAACTTACAGCGATTTTTGGGTTATCGTGCGACGTTGCCTGTCGCGGCCAGATGAATTCGCCATCATCCTGGCCGTTTTTCGCGATGATGCCAGCATCAAGATCCTGGCCGATCAGATCGGCCGCACACCCAATTGGGTATCGCTCAAGAAATTCAAGGCGCTGGAACGCCTGCGGGAGTGCGGCGAACTGGGCGCCTGGTTCGCTGGAGGTGCGGCATGA